Proteins encoded by one window of Sulfurospirillum barnesii SES-3:
- a CDS encoding cation acetate symporter, with product MKWGFVFLALSSALFAADAQFSGRRDLNIAAIAMFLIFVLATLGITYWAARRTKTAKDFYTAGGGITGFQNGLAIAGDYMSAASFLGISGLVYMKGFDGLIYSIGFLVGWPIILFLVAEQLRNLGKYTFSDVASYRLKQTPIRTLAASGSLATVALYLIAQMVGAGQLIQILFGMDYEYAVIMVGILMILYVTFGGMLATTWVQIIKAVLLLSGATFMAIMIMYKVGFSFESLFAKAVELKKTNAIMAPGGLVSDPISAISLGIALMFGTAGLPHILMRFFTVSDAKEARKSVFFATGFIGYFYILTFIIGFGAVILLTGNPEYLDTIKGGIIGGGNMAAIHTAHAIGGNIFLGFISAVAFATILAVVSGLTLAGASAVSHDLYANVFARGRADEMTEMKVSKYSTIALGILAIILGIAFEKQNIAFMVGLAFAIAASANFPILFLSMFWGKLTTKGAVWGGGLGLLTAVVLVILSKAVWVDILGYKTAIYPYGNPAIFSVTIAFLGIWLFSLMDKSEDAKREHAAYEHQFIRSQTGIGAEGASGH from the coding sequence ATGAAATGGGGTTTCGTTTTTTTGGCACTTTCAAGTGCTCTTTTTGCAGCAGACGCTCAATTTAGCGGTAGACGTGATTTGAATATTGCAGCCATTGCCATGTTTTTAATTTTTGTTCTTGCCACACTGGGCATTACCTACTGGGCAGCACGAAGAACCAAAACGGCTAAAGATTTTTATACTGCAGGTGGTGGCATTACAGGCTTTCAAAACGGCTTAGCCATTGCGGGTGATTATATGTCAGCGGCATCATTTTTGGGAATTTCAGGGCTTGTTTATATGAAAGGTTTTGATGGCTTGATTTATTCGATTGGCTTTTTGGTCGGTTGGCCTATCATCCTTTTCCTAGTCGCTGAACAGCTTAGAAACTTAGGAAAATATACTTTTTCAGACGTTGCATCGTATCGATTAAAGCAAACGCCGATTCGTACGCTTGCGGCATCGGGGTCATTGGCTACGGTTGCACTGTACTTGATTGCACAGATGGTGGGTGCTGGACAGTTAATTCAAATCTTGTTTGGTATGGATTATGAGTATGCGGTTATTATGGTGGGCATTTTGATGATACTTTATGTAACATTTGGTGGCATGCTTGCAACCACATGGGTACAAATTATTAAGGCTGTATTATTGCTCTCAGGGGCTACGTTTATGGCAATCATGATTATGTACAAAGTGGGTTTTAGCTTTGAGAGTTTGTTTGCTAAAGCGGTTGAGCTTAAAAAAACAAATGCTATCATGGCGCCAGGGGGCTTGGTAAGTGATCCTATCTCTGCCATTAGTTTGGGTATTGCGTTGATGTTTGGAACCGCAGGGCTTCCGCATATCTTGATGCGTTTCTTTACGGTCAGTGATGCCAAAGAAGCACGGAAATCTGTCTTCTTTGCGACAGGGTTTATTGGGTATTTTTATATCTTGACCTTTATCATTGGTTTTGGTGCGGTTATCCTTTTAACGGGCAATCCAGAGTACCTTGATACGATAAAAGGCGGCATCATCGGTGGTGGTAACATGGCGGCGATTCATACAGCCCATGCTATTGGCGGTAACATTTTCTTAGGATTTATCTCAGCCGTGGCTTTTGCAACGATATTAGCGGTTGTCTCTGGACTTACATTGGCAGGGGCAAGTGCGGTTAGCCATGATTTGTACGCCAATGTTTTTGCAAGAGGGCGTGCGGATGAGATGACAGAGATGAAAGTCTCTAAATACTCGACCATTGCCTTAGGGATTTTGGCGATTATTTTAGGCATTGCGTTTGAAAAGCAGAACATTGCGTTCATGGTTGGTTTGGCGTTTGCCATTGCAGCAAGTGCAAACTTTCCTATTCTTTTTCTCTCAATGTTCTGGGGTAAATTGACAACCAAAGGTGCTGTATGGGGTGGAGGTTTAGGACTTTTGACCGCCGTGGTTTTGGTTATTTTAAGTAAAGCGGTTTGGGTGGATATTTTAGGCTATAAAACAGCTATCTATCCTTACGGAAACCCAGCGATTTTCTCTGTCACAATAGCGTTTTTAGGTATCTGGTTGTTTTCTTTAATGGATAAGAGTGAGGATGCTAAAAGAGAACATGCAGCGTATGAGCATCAGTTTATTCGCTCACAAACAGGTATTGGTGCAGAGGGAGCCTCTGGCCACTAA
- a CDS encoding DUF485 domain-containing protein — translation MSQNIYDKVKTNPKYAELVQKRSRFAWKLAIVMLVVYYAFILVIAFSPNLFAIRIGEGVTTLGIPVGIGVILIAFILTGIYTQRANGEFDDLTAQIKEDLRSAQ, via the coding sequence ATGAGTCAAAATATCTACGACAAAGTCAAGACTAACCCAAAATATGCAGAACTGGTGCAAAAGCGAAGTCGTTTTGCTTGGAAACTTGCCATTGTGATGCTAGTGGTTTACTATGCATTCATTCTTGTAATTGCTTTTTCTCCCAATCTCTTTGCGATACGTATTGGAGAAGGTGTTACAACCCTTGGTATTCCTGTGGGTATTGGGGTGATTCTAATTGCGTTTATTTTAACGGGTATTTATACGCAAAGAGCCAATGGCGAATTTGATGATTTGACGGCTCAAATCAAGGAAGATTTAAGGAGTGCACAATGA
- a CDS encoding response regulator transcription factor, with product MKILLLEDESMLRSSIEEYLEALGHKVIAFGNGEEAYSAICKDVFDLLVLDINIPKMSGLALLKELNSIEQAYPTIFISANVDIDDISHAFELGASDYLKKPFHLKELGLRIDRIKKAYEIKHLHHVILSPKYVFSKEEQMLFYNNNVQVLTKKQLQIVTLLCENIGIVVDFEKFRSYVWNEEPVDNATIRAEISRFRKFLKEDFIINLKGVGYKIDRYYPEKKG from the coding sequence ATGAAGATTTTACTGCTTGAAGATGAGTCAATGCTTCGAAGCTCCATTGAAGAGTATTTAGAAGCATTGGGGCACAAGGTGATTGCTTTTGGAAATGGGGAAGAGGCGTATAGTGCTATTTGTAAGGATGTTTTTGATTTGTTGGTGTTAGATATTAATATTCCTAAAATGAGTGGATTAGCGCTGTTAAAAGAGCTTAATAGCATTGAACAAGCGTATCCTACAATTTTTATTAGCGCCAATGTGGATATTGATGATATAAGCCATGCCTTTGAATTGGGGGCTTCTGATTATCTTAAAAAACCTTTTCATCTCAAAGAGTTGGGACTTCGCATTGATAGGATTAAAAAAGCGTATGAAATAAAGCATTTACACCATGTCATTTTAAGCCCAAAATATGTTTTTTCCAAAGAAGAGCAGATGCTTTTTTACAATAATAACGTGCAGGTTCTGACAAAAAAACAGCTACAAATCGTAACATTGTTGTGTGAGAATATTGGTATCGTAGTAGACTTTGAAAAGTTTAGAAGTTACGTTTGGAACGAAGAACCTGTGGATAACGCCACCATTAGGGCAGAAATTAGCCGTTTTCGTAAATTTTTAAAAGAAGATTTTATTATTAACCTCAAAGGCGTTGGTTATAAAATTGACCGCTATTATCCAGAGAAAAAAGGATAA
- a CDS encoding sensor histidine kinase, whose amino-acid sequence MLLRDKNNKSIKQINLMALVFALLFAFVATGVIILNEYLSFKAENETLRERYKEEQKKSALKNLHFLSDIVRYRFEQSKEEDESVIEQKIGEDIRALMRQESAHHYVFIQKTNQAFVYVTPAYANATFLDDSVESMVFEPLQWRLGSGVKMQGVEEVLAHNQKAYEDKVIDFVLKIYMLTLFLYLVSTIEYRYVSELMGREIRFIIASFKKASQNYEFIDTEKIKFQEFQEIVSQANAMIEQIKSKNSALLGLNSSLEEIVVQKTHELKQSVEYTKELLEKQDRFIKNAIHEINTPLSIILMNIDLYNLKYEKNRYLLKIEAAVKVLDNIYGDLEYIVKKDRVIYEKKMVDFSTFLLQRVAYFEDVAEGNKLEMKTHIAPDVFLVFNEIELQRICDNNISNAIKYSYENHALHVRLYEEKQAIVFTVENSGETIRAPEKLFNRYYREDVARGGFGLGLNIVKEICDANGVDIDVVSHEEKTCFTYRFKKERDEDFTA is encoded by the coding sequence GTGTTACTACGAGATAAAAACAATAAAAGCATTAAACAGATAAATCTCATGGCGCTGGTGTTTGCACTGCTCTTTGCTTTCGTGGCAACAGGCGTGATTATCTTAAATGAGTATCTTTCTTTTAAAGCGGAAAATGAAACCCTAAGGGAGCGCTATAAAGAGGAACAAAAAAAGAGTGCTTTAAAGAATTTACACTTTCTAAGTGACATCGTACGCTACCGTTTTGAGCAGAGTAAAGAGGAAGACGAGAGCGTTATTGAGCAAAAAATAGGCGAAGACATACGTGCACTGATGCGTCAAGAAAGTGCGCATCACTATGTGTTTATCCAAAAAACGAATCAAGCCTTTGTGTATGTCACGCCTGCGTATGCCAATGCAACATTTTTGGATGATAGTGTCGAAAGTATGGTGTTTGAACCCTTGCAATGGCGTTTGGGTAGCGGTGTAAAGATGCAAGGTGTGGAGGAAGTTTTAGCACACAATCAAAAAGCCTACGAGGATAAAGTCATTGATTTTGTCCTTAAAATTTATATGCTCACACTCTTTTTGTATTTGGTTAGCACCATTGAATACCGCTATGTGAGTGAATTGATGGGACGAGAAATTCGCTTTATCATTGCTTCGTTTAAAAAAGCTTCGCAAAATTATGAGTTTATTGATACAGAGAAAATTAAATTTCAAGAGTTTCAAGAAATTGTGAGTCAGGCCAATGCCATGATTGAGCAGATTAAGAGTAAAAACAGTGCTTTGCTTGGGCTTAATAGTTCGCTTGAAGAGATTGTGGTGCAAAAAACACACGAACTCAAACAATCGGTTGAGTACACCAAAGAACTCTTAGAAAAACAAGACCGTTTTATTAAAAATGCCATTCATGAAATTAACACACCTTTATCGATTATTTTGATGAATATTGATTTGTACAATCTCAAATATGAAAAAAATCGCTATTTGCTTAAAATTGAAGCTGCCGTGAAAGTGTTGGATAATATTTATGGCGATTTGGAGTATATTGTTAAAAAAGACAGGGTGATTTATGAGAAAAAAATGGTCGATTTTTCAACATTTTTGCTGCAAAGGGTTGCCTATTTTGAAGATGTGGCAGAGGGCAATAAATTGGAAATGAAGACCCATATAGCGCCTGATGTGTTTCTTGTTTTTAATGAGATTGAGTTGCAACGCATTTGCGACAACAATATCTCCAATGCGATTAAGTACAGTTATGAAAATCATGCGTTACATGTAAGGCTTTATGAAGAGAAGCAAGCCATTGTTTTTACAGTTGAAAACTCTGGTGAAACCATTCGTGCACCTGAGAAACTTTTCAATCGCTACTACAGAGAAGATGTAGCACGAGGCGGTTTTGGGCTAGGGTTGAATATCGTAAAAGAGATATGCGATGCAAACGGTGTGGATATTGATGTGGTGTCGCATGAAGAAAAAACATGTTTTACCTACCGTTTTAAAAAGGAGAGGGATGAAGATTTTACTGCTTGA
- a CDS encoding agmatine deiminase family protein — protein sequence MKRRIPAEWEEQEALIVVFPPKQSDWSHSLEEIHHSYREFISKIARFQKCLVICEDKTALANLLPNLQNIELIQMQTNDTWIRDFGGINIYKNHKRKTYDFIFNAWGNKFEANLDNSITQQLFKEGHLKGKLKSLDFVLEGGSIDSNGHGVMLSTAYCLFEENRNPELSKKKIKKTLMRLFGLKKLIVLKHGALMGDDTDSHIDTLARFINKKTIAYVKCYDKEDEHYEELKKMEKELQKTGYDLLPLPLPSAKYFNNHRIPATYMNFVLINNAVLVPIYSDPYDEEVLEIFRASFPEREIVGIESSVFIREHGSLHCASMNIYTPRDDA from the coding sequence ATGAAACGAAGAATACCTGCTGAATGGGAAGAACAAGAGGCGCTTATTGTTGTGTTTCCTCCAAAACAGAGCGATTGGTCACACTCCCTTGAAGAGATTCACCACTCTTATAGAGAATTTATTAGCAAAATTGCACGCTTCCAAAAATGCCTTGTGATTTGTGAGGATAAAACCGCTTTGGCAAATCTCCTTCCAAATCTGCAAAACATTGAGCTCATTCAGATGCAAACCAACGATACATGGATTCGTGATTTTGGGGGCATTAATATCTACAAAAACCACAAACGCAAAACCTACGATTTTATCTTTAACGCATGGGGCAATAAATTTGAAGCCAACCTAGACAATTCAATTACCCAACAACTCTTTAAAGAGGGACACTTAAAAGGCAAACTCAAAAGCTTAGACTTTGTCTTAGAGGGAGGCAGCATTGATAGCAACGGTCATGGCGTGATGCTCTCAACGGCGTATTGTCTTTTTGAAGAAAACCGTAACCCTGAGCTTTCAAAAAAGAAAATCAAAAAAACCCTCATGCGACTCTTTGGCTTAAAAAAGCTTATTGTTTTAAAACATGGCGCACTGATGGGCGATGATACGGACTCGCACATCGACACGCTAGCACGTTTTATCAACAAAAAGACCATTGCCTACGTGAAGTGCTACGACAAAGAGGACGAACACTACGAAGAGCTAAAAAAAATGGAAAAAGAGCTTCAAAAAACAGGCTACGATTTGCTGCCACTTCCCCTGCCCTCCGCCAAATATTTTAACAACCATCGCATTCCTGCAACCTACATGAACTTTGTGCTCATCAACAATGCCGTTCTTGTACCCATCTATTCTGATCCGTACGATGAAGAGGTGCTTGAAATCTTTAGAGCCTCTTTTCCTGAGCGTGAAATTGTTGGTATTGAATCTTCTGTGTTTATTCGAGAACACGGCAGTTTGCATTGTGCGTCTATGAACATCTACACACCCCGAGATGATGCCTAA
- a CDS encoding cation diffusion facilitator family transporter has protein sequence MTLQKKATLISSATATLLIIIKLFVGLLSGSVAVLASAIDSVLDLIVSAFNYFAIAKAEQPANQTFNYGKGKIEALAAVIEGTIICMSGLFILYTATKKLLYPEPLLHVSSSIIVMLISFVLTLALVAFLNYVAHKTRSMVVKSDALHYKTDVLSNGAILLSLLAIHATGFEMIDAIMGIIISLYIMHSAYELMKDGVYILLDASLEKELVQKIQTIILDEKEISDFHDLKTRTSANTHFVDVHLVFSPGISLLRAHYAGDKIEENIKALVPEAEWVINAHLDPYDDSEMNSLLHVKKE, from the coding sequence ATGACCTTACAAAAAAAAGCGACCCTGATTTCCAGTGCAACAGCAACCCTTCTGATTATTATTAAGCTTTTTGTAGGACTTTTAAGCGGTTCTGTGGCGGTTTTAGCCTCCGCCATTGACTCTGTTTTAGATTTAATTGTCTCTGCGTTTAACTATTTTGCGATTGCAAAAGCGGAACAACCTGCCAATCAAACTTTTAATTACGGTAAAGGCAAAATCGAAGCCTTAGCTGCGGTGATTGAGGGAACGATTATTTGTATGTCGGGTCTGTTTATCTTGTATACCGCTACGAAAAAGCTACTCTACCCTGAACCACTTTTACATGTAAGCAGTTCTATTATTGTGATGCTCATCTCCTTTGTGCTCACCCTCGCGCTGGTGGCGTTTTTAAATTACGTGGCGCACAAAACACGCAGCATGGTCGTCAAATCCGATGCGCTTCATTACAAAACCGATGTGCTCAGCAATGGGGCTATTTTACTCTCATTACTGGCAATTCATGCCACGGGATTTGAGATGATTGATGCCATTATGGGAATAATTATTTCGCTTTATATTATGCATTCAGCTTACGAACTGATGAAAGATGGGGTCTATATTTTGCTTGATGCCTCATTGGAAAAAGAGCTTGTGCAGAAGATTCAAACCATTATTTTAGATGAAAAAGAGATTAGCGATTTTCATGACTTAAAAACACGCACATCCGCTAATACCCATTTTGTGGATGTGCATTTAGTCTTTAGTCCTGGTATTTCTCTGCTTCGTGCCCACTACGCTGGGGATAAAATCGAAGAAAACATCAAAGCACTGGTTCCTGAAGCAGAGTGGGTTATCAACGCACACCTCGACCCATACGATGATTCGGAGATGAACTCCCTTTTACATGTAAAAAAAGAGTAA
- the feoB gene encoding ferrous iron transport protein B, translated as MKEFVIALVGQPNVGKSMLINAIADARLKVGNFSGVTVEKAEVSFVAHGYSIKIVDLPGTYSLNDYTQDERVSKEFLENEHYDVIINVVDATNLERNLFLTTQLLELDKKMIVALNMMDEAQKEGMCIDHEQLSAILGVPCVKVSALSKQGIGKLLNRAIDVFNFPHEKSKLIYSDAVEEELEHIVSFLEQKHYKSVLPYRDVALKLLEQEPKIYQQLRDAPVWVELSPLVKEAWEHLYLHHESTDVSDIFAQERAAFAKGAVLETLTCKRCLKASATEKIDALLIHKIFGIPIFIGLMWGLFQLTFELGSVPMAWIDTFFVALGAYVKTIFGEGTLGSLLADGALSGVGAVVMFLPNIVILFLGIALLETTGYMARVAFLLDGFFHRFGLHGKSFIPLVTGFGCSVPAYMSARTLKNDKDRLITLFIIGFMSCGAKLPVYVLFVGAFFPKEQAGNVLFLIYIAGALIGLIAAKFLKRFVFKGADEPFVMEMPKYRLPSLKLIWHTVAIKAILYLKKAGTFILAASMLIWFASNYPKYPEIEASYAQKIELAQGSDETQRLENEKAQVLLEKSYLALIGKSTDWLFEPIGFDWRMTVALESGLAAKEVVVSTLGVLYALGSDVDEGNEGLLEVIQREIPFASAVSFILFVMFYLPCLAASIVFAKESGSYKYLGYLFVFTTLVAWIVSFIGYRIALYM; from the coding sequence ATGAAAGAATTTGTGATTGCTTTAGTGGGGCAACCCAATGTGGGTAAGAGTATGCTCATTAACGCCATTGCCGATGCAAGGCTTAAGGTTGGTAATTTTTCAGGGGTGACGGTTGAAAAGGCTGAGGTCTCATTTGTGGCACATGGGTACAGCATTAAAATCGTGGATTTGCCTGGGACGTATTCGCTCAATGACTACACGCAAGATGAGCGTGTTAGCAAAGAATTTTTGGAAAATGAGCACTATGATGTCATTATCAATGTGGTAGATGCGACCAATTTGGAGCGCAATTTGTTTTTAACCACACAACTTTTAGAGCTTGATAAAAAGATGATTGTAGCACTTAATATGATGGATGAAGCGCAAAAAGAGGGTATGTGCATTGATCATGAGCAATTGAGTGCCATTTTGGGAGTTCCGTGTGTTAAGGTTTCTGCACTCAGCAAACAGGGCATTGGTAAGCTTTTAAATCGTGCCATAGATGTTTTTAATTTCCCTCATGAAAAATCAAAACTGATTTACAGCGATGCGGTCGAAGAAGAGCTTGAGCACATTGTCTCTTTTTTGGAGCAGAAGCATTATAAAAGTGTTTTACCGTACCGTGATGTTGCTTTAAAACTTTTAGAACAAGAACCCAAAATCTATCAGCAACTGCGTGATGCGCCTGTGTGGGTGGAATTGAGTCCTTTGGTGAAAGAGGCGTGGGAGCATTTGTATTTGCACCATGAGAGCACAGACGTAAGTGACATCTTTGCACAAGAGCGTGCGGCATTTGCGAAAGGTGCGGTGCTTGAGACGCTTACATGTAAGCGCTGTCTCAAAGCCAGTGCAACGGAAAAAATTGATGCATTGTTAATTCATAAAATTTTTGGCATTCCTATTTTTATTGGTTTAATGTGGGGGCTTTTTCAGCTTACCTTTGAGTTGGGTTCTGTTCCTATGGCGTGGATTGATACTTTTTTTGTGGCATTGGGTGCGTATGTGAAAACCATTTTTGGGGAGGGTACCTTAGGCTCATTGTTGGCAGATGGCGCACTTTCTGGTGTGGGAGCGGTGGTGATGTTTTTGCCGAACATTGTCATTTTATTTTTAGGTATTGCGCTTTTGGAAACCACAGGCTATATGGCACGGGTTGCATTTTTGCTCGATGGCTTTTTTCACCGTTTTGGCTTGCATGGTAAGAGTTTTATTCCGCTTGTAACAGGCTTTGGCTGTTCGGTTCCTGCGTATATGAGTGCCCGAACACTTAAAAACGATAAAGACAGACTTATTACACTTTTTATCATCGGATTTATGAGTTGTGGGGCGAAGCTTCCTGTGTATGTTTTATTTGTGGGGGCATTTTTTCCAAAAGAGCAAGCGGGCAATGTGCTTTTTCTCATTTACATTGCAGGGGCGCTGATTGGGCTTATTGCGGCTAAGTTTTTGAAACGGTTTGTTTTTAAAGGGGCGGATGAGCCTTTTGTGATGGAAATGCCAAAATACCGCTTGCCTTCTTTAAAACTCATTTGGCATACGGTGGCAATTAAGGCAATTTTGTATCTTAAAAAGGCGGGAACATTTATTTTAGCTGCTTCCATGCTTATTTGGTTTGCGAGTAATTATCCTAAGTACCCTGAGATTGAAGCTTCGTATGCGCAAAAAATTGAGTTAGCGCAAGGGAGTGATGAAACGCAACGCTTAGAAAATGAAAAAGCGCAAGTGCTTTTGGAGAAGAGTTATTTAGCGCTTATTGGAAAGTCAACCGATTGGTTGTTTGAGCCGATTGGTTTTGATTGGAGAATGACCGTAGCGTTGGAGTCTGGTTTGGCGGCAAAAGAGGTGGTGGTTTCGACACTGGGTGTTTTGTATGCGCTAGGCTCTGATGTGGATGAGGGCAATGAGGGATTACTTGAGGTGATTCAGCGTGAAATACCTTTTGCTTCGGCGGTTTCATTTATTCTTTTTGTGATGTTTTATCTGCCCTGTTTGGCAGCCAGTATTGTCTTTGCAAAAGAGAGTGGAAGCTATAAATATCTAGGATATTTGTTCGTTTTTACCACATTGGTTGCATGGATTGTTTCGTTTATTGGGTATCGTATAGCGCTTTACATGTAA
- a CDS encoding FeoA family protein, with protein sequence MITLSQMNTGEQGIVSKIDAQGELKQRLFSLGLRKGSAVKMKASSMGKSTLEIEVGSTLLALREEEANMIHVVCS encoded by the coding sequence ATGATAACGCTTTCACAGATGAATACAGGTGAACAAGGCATTGTAAGTAAAATAGACGCACAAGGCGAACTCAAACAACGTCTTTTTTCTTTGGGGCTTCGCAAAGGGAGTGCTGTTAAAATGAAAGCCAGCAGTATGGGAAAAAGTACGCTTGAAATTGAAGTAGGCAGTACCCTTTTAGCCCTGCGTGAGGAAGAGGCAAATATGATTCATGTGGTGTGTTCATGA
- a CDS encoding carbon-nitrogen hydrolase translates to MKTALIQHAIQGSAKETIAKTVSLIKEAATKGAQLVVLQELHQDRYFCINEDVACFDLANNWERDIAFWSGIAKENTVVLVTSLFEKRSAGLYHNTAVVFEKDGSVAGKYRKMHIPDDPGFYEKFYFTPGDMGYNPIQTSVGKLGVLVCWDQWYPEAARLMALKGAEMLIYPTAIGWFDEDTEDEQRRQCDAWETIQRGHAIANGLPVISVNRIGKEEDNHNVLDGIRFWGNSFVAGPQGEIIVRASHDQEEVIIVDVDLQRGEHVRRIWPFLRDRRIETYGDLTKRFID, encoded by the coding sequence ATGAAAACAGCCCTTATTCAACACGCTATTCAAGGCTCTGCCAAAGAAACCATCGCCAAAACCGTTTCACTCATCAAAGAAGCCGCCACCAAAGGTGCGCAACTTGTGGTACTGCAAGAACTCCACCAAGACCGCTACTTTTGCATCAACGAAGATGTGGCGTGTTTTGACCTCGCAAACAACTGGGAGAGGGACATCGCTTTTTGGTCAGGCATCGCCAAAGAAAACACCGTCGTCTTAGTCACCTCCCTCTTTGAAAAACGCTCCGCAGGTCTGTACCACAACACCGCCGTTGTCTTTGAAAAAGATGGCTCAGTCGCTGGCAAATACCGCAAAATGCACATCCCCGATGACCCAGGATTTTACGAGAAATTCTACTTCACCCCAGGCGACATGGGCTACAATCCCATCCAAACCAGTGTCGGAAAATTAGGCGTTTTAGTCTGTTGGGATCAGTGGTACCCAGAAGCCGCACGTTTAATGGCGTTAAAAGGGGCTGAAATGCTCATCTACCCCACCGCCATCGGTTGGTTCGACGAAGACACCGAAGATGAACAACGCAGACAATGTGACGCATGGGAGACGATCCAAAGAGGTCACGCCATCGCAAATGGCTTGCCTGTCATTAGCGTCAACCGCATCGGCAAAGAAGAAGACAATCACAACGTACTAGATGGCATCCGCTTTTGGGGCAACTCCTTTGTAGCAGGACCACAAGGCGAGATCATCGTTAGAGCCAGCCACGACCAAGAAGAAGTCATCATCGTCGACGTAGACCTACAAAGAGGCGAACACGTAAGGCGCATCTGGCCATTTTTACGTGATAGACGCATCGAAACGTATGGGGATTTGACGAAACGATTTATCGACTGA
- a CDS encoding AAA family ATPase, translating into MELVYLWVEKYKNIENQGFNFSPRFTCKYDKDKNELTIEEKKDYVSIFPDNINVTAIVGENGSGKSSVLEALYLMPNTSNKIFYVYPLDSKSFYYNTNFDFSIKSKNTTLIKNDIKTSYLGLSFIPHLQSTILSRKKKEDRVSYTENYKMEFLYKFIDVFKKDNQVLKKVDDKFVFDKLKIIIYRNNLVSKNELNIQRGLGSLNSNLPHEEYEKFLKSIYSNIVKLIQDNIKTSKENGLIGKLELAQMKNSSGDLIKDIKISFLIEYMNNLSSLFSNIENINYAKFNLIKNIFDDLSFENMFEKIKAFEEKINAHKIHLEDAQNGIKLVEEWIQFCEENKNLFTKQNNNFCLTLNLDAVLVKKAFDFKNLFTINSEFNTFTLLEIELLSYENQIDFFGSVQKSVSAPSSS; encoded by the coding sequence ATGGAACTGGTTTATTTGTGGGTTGAGAAGTATAAAAATATTGAAAATCAAGGGTTTAATTTTTCTCCTAGGTTTACATGTAAATATGATAAAGATAAAAATGAACTCACGATTGAAGAAAAAAAAGACTACGTTTCCATCTTTCCTGACAATATCAATGTTACTGCGATTGTTGGGGAAAATGGGAGTGGAAAGAGTAGTGTTTTAGAAGCTTTGTATTTAATGCCTAATACGAGTAATAAAATATTTTATGTATATCCTCTAGATAGTAAATCTTTTTATTACAATACTAATTTTGATTTTTCCATAAAATCAAAAAATACTACATTAATAAAAAATGATATAAAAACCTCTTATTTAGGACTTTCTTTTATTCCCCATTTACAAAGTACAATACTAAGTAGAAAGAAAAAAGAAGATAGAGTTAGTTATACAGAAAACTATAAAATGGAATTTTTATACAAGTTTATCGATGTATTTAAGAAAGACAATCAAGTTTTAAAAAAAGTAGATGATAAATTTGTTTTTGATAAATTAAAAATAATAATATATAGAAATAATTTAGTTTCTAAGAATGAATTGAATATTCAAAGAGGTTTAGGGTCGTTAAATAGTAATTTACCTCATGAAGAATATGAAAAATTTCTAAAAAGTATATATTCAAATATTGTAAAATTAATTCAAGATAATATAAAAACCTCAAAAGAAAATGGATTAATCGGAAAACTAGAATTAGCACAGATGAAAAATTCTAGTGGTGATTTAATCAAAGATATAAAAATTAGTTTTTTGATTGAGTATATGAATAATTTATCATCTTTATTTTCAAATATAGAAAATATAAATTATGCTAAATTTAATTTAATAAAGAATATTTTTGATGACTTGTCATTTGAAAATATGTTTGAAAAAATAAAAGCATTTGAAGAAAAAATCAATGCACATAAGATACATTTAGAAGATGCTCAAAATGGTATAAAGCTAGTTGAAGAGTGGATTCAATTTTGTGAAGAAAACAAGAATTTATTTACTAAACAAAATAACAACTTTTGTTTAACATTAAACTTAGATGCTGTTTTAGTCAAAAAAGCTTTTGATTTTAAAAATTTATTTACTATTAATAGTGAATTTAACACTTTTACTCTATTAGAGATTGAATTATTAAGTTATGAAAATCAAATAGATTTTTTTGGGAGTGTTCAAAAATCTGTGTCAGCACCAAGTAGTTCCTAA